From a region of the Rhinolophus sinicus isolate RSC01 linkage group LG04, ASM3656204v1, whole genome shotgun sequence genome:
- the TRMO gene encoding tRNA (adenine(37)-N6)-methyltransferase isoform X4 has translation MIHGTPVLDIKPYIADYDSPQNLIEPFAEFNLHSNQHKPKTVSWSDGKTDTGAQQQLPGCDEPQPCNRLEEKPKCAEGRPVGENDVQHDDMAGSQQSSPKHQERAADLGLESRSGQGPNVAEQRIGPYLLEKSLSEEGTDKRLRRGEAAVVPQGHSVEVKPVALHCPSSMANTAHGSVVPAWVREAPVATLEVRFTPHAEMDLGHLSSDGDPDVGQASFKYFQSAVEARRAIESVLSADPRSVYRRKFCQDRLFYFTIDMAHVTCWFGDGFAEVLRIKPASEPVQMTDPAESLVSRGS, from the exons ATGATTCATGGCACGCCGGTACTGGACATAAAGCCCTACATAGCTGATTATGACTCGCCACAAAATCTGATCGAGCCTTTCGCAGAATTTAATTTACATAGTAACCAACACAAACCAAAAACCGTGTCCTGGTCTGATGGCAAGACTGACACTGGTGCCCAGCAGCAGCTCCCAGGCTGTGATGAACCACAACCCTGCAATCGCTTGGAGGAGAAACCTAAGTGTGCCGAAGGGAGACCTGTGGGAGAAAACGACGTGCAACATGACGACATGGCCGGAAGCCAGCAAAGCTCGCCAAAACACCAGGAGAGAGCAGCAGACTTGGGCTTGGAATCAAGAAGTGGTCAGGGTCCGAATGTGGCAGAGCAGCGAATCGGCCCGTATCTCTTGGAGAAGAGTCTTTCAGAGGAAGGTACAGATAAGAGGCTCAGGAGAGGGGAAGCAGCAGTGGTCCCACAAGGACACAGCGTGGAAGTGAAGCCCGTGGCTCTTCACTGCCCTTCCAGCATGGCTAACACAGCTCACGGCAGTGTGGTTCCCGCCTGGGTGCGAGAGGCCCCCGTGGCCACCTTGGAAGTGCGGTTTACTCCTCACGCAGAGATGGACCTGGGGCACCTCAGTTCAGACGGTGATCCAG ATGTCGGTCAGgcttcatttaaatattttcagtcagCAGTGGAAGCAAGGCGTGCCATTGAGTCTGTGTTGTCCGCTGACCCTCGGTCTGTGTATCGACGGAAGTTCTGCCAGGACCGCCTTTTCTACTTTACTATAGACATGGCACATGTCACTTGCTGGTTTGGTGATGGCTTTGCAGAAGTTCTAAGGATCAAACCAGCTTCTGAGCCCGTTCAGATGACTGACCCTGCAGAGTCCTTGGTGTCTCGGGGATCGTAA